Genomic DNA from Ilyobacter polytropus DSM 2926:
TGGTTTTTTCGAAGAATTTTTAACTTTATCTCAAAAGACCACCGTTATCATTGGCACCGAGTTTAAAACTCTTCCATTAAAATCTATTTTATCTAAGACCTTTTTTTATCATTTTTTAAACATCTCGGAATTATATCATAAAAGGCTACTCCATAAACCATAATTTTAACTTATCATCCCTATATAAAAATAAAATCAAGCATTTATATGTTTTACGTTTCCACTTTTTTGATCTTCTAACTAAGGAATCTAGGACCTGTTATTATTAAATTTATATGTTGAAAAACTCTTGAAATACAACTATAACTTTTCAATTTCTATAACCATAGGAAGGAAAGGTAGTTTAACTTGCGAATAAACCCTGAACCCATTTTCTTCAAGGAGGGAGTTCTCTAAAAAAACAGAAAATTCATCTACCTGAAAACTTTTATAGCTGTTTTTATTGGGATACTCTTTAAAGGCCTTTACCTGAACAGCGGGAGTATAGGGGGTACAGCATCCTTTAGGATCGTCATAAGTTATTTCTAAAATCATTTTTTCTTTTTTGATCAAATATTTTTTTACATTTTCTTCTATTGATATTTCCATAATTACCTCCTATTATAATATCTTTTATTATACATTTAAATTAATTCAATAACTATAAAATCTCCCTAAAAATAAATTTTATTAAGTAACCTTAATTAAAATCTAGAATTATTTAGGTTTATTCCTTTAATTTTTTTGATTTTTGAGTAATACTTAATAATAGGAGGTGTTTATTTATGAAATTAAAAGGCATCAATGTACTTGCTGTCTTAAGTGACGATTTTGAAGATTTAGAATTTTGGGTGCCTGTTATGAGACTTCGTGAAGAAGGAGCAAATGTTGTCATAGCAGGAATTGAAAAAAATAAAAAATACATCGGTAAATACGGTGTACCAGCTGAATCAATCCACTCTTTTTTAGACCTTTCCCACGATGATTTCCATGGAATTCTAATTCCAGGTGGATGGTCCCCTGATAAACTCAGAAGATATCCGGAACTTTTAAAAATTATAAAAGACATGAATAAAGAGAAAAAAGTAATAGGTCAGATATGCCATGCTGCATGGGTCACTATATCCGCCAAGGTTGTAAATGGAAAAAATGTGACCAGCACCCCTGGTATAAGAGATGACTTGGAAAATGCCGGAGCTATATGGCATGACGACGCTGTGGTGGTTGATGAAAACTTTGTTTCCAGCAGAAGGCCCCCAGATATTCCCGATTACAACAGGGAACTGGTAAAAGCTTTTTTAAAGCTTAAATAACTTCCAAAAAACATAAAATAGACCGTTCTAGATTTTCAGATCGGTCTATTTTTTATTAATTTTTATAAAAACATATCTTTTTTCCAAGGGATACGACCTTTACCTTATAGCCTGCATCCATCCAGTTTTTTGAGTGGGAATGTCCACCATTTGACCACCAGGCCTTATAAGCACGGGCTGACTTTGGAAGTTTAAATCCTAAAATATCCTCTAGTTTTGATAGAGACACCTCTATACTCTCTGCCTTTTCATTTTTTAAAAAGTTGAATATTTTCCAGTATTTACCATACTTACTGTCCTTATTTTTAATCATATCTATGTCGCTGTCTTTCGGTATTCTTGGAGACTCTAAAATTTCATCAGAACTAAAAACAACTTTTTTTTCATTCCACACAGGTTTAATTATTCTCCGTAACTCTTTTTTTAATTTTTTCCTATTGGAGGTTTTTAAAAAATAAAGTTCTAACTTTGACTTTTCTTTATATGACCTCAATATAAGACTATTTATCTTGCAGTTCACAGTCTGAAACCCTTCAAAACAATTTCTAGAAGATATTACCCCATATCCAGAGTTGAACCTTAGTCCTAAGTTGAGACATTCACCTATATAAACCACCTTATTATCTTCCATTATGCAGTATACCCCGGAACTTTTTATCTTTGGAATTCTAAACTTACAAAATTTTTCTTTCCCGTAGGGGTTAAGCTTCTTTTTTTCCAAATTACTAAATTCATCTTGATGAGAGTGTTCAATTAAGTCACCCTTTTCAGTCTCGAGATTTATTTTGCATATAAATTTAAAATTATATCCTTCAATTTTCTTTATATTTCTTTTTTTATCTTTCATTTTCACCTCCAATTTTCTACAGAAATTTCTTTATTTTAATTTCTTTCATTATTTTTGGTTATATCCTTTTTAAAAAAATAAAAAGACCTGAAAATTCAAGTCTTTTTTTCTAAAAATCAATAAAATACATCTTTCAGAACTATTGCCATACAGAGAGTCAAAAAAACAGGTTTTACAAGTTTGGAACCTTTCTTACTTGCATATCCACTTCCAAAACGACTTCCTAGAATTCTAAAAACAGTTATAAATAAAGCATATTTATAATCTATCAGACCTTCTGCAGCATAAAAAAATATAGAAGTCACTCCCATGAGAAAAAGGAGAGGCTTCACTGTAGCAACTGCCTCCAAAAAATCAAATTTAAATATATAAACAAGGGCAAGGGCAAAAAAACTTCCTGCTGCCATACCGAAAAATCCCATATAAACCCCTATAATAAAGGTGACAATTATTCCCATGGCAATGGTCTTTTTGGTGAACCCTTCAAAATTGCTTTCTATCCCAACCTTTTTAGAGGTAAGGGAATGTATCACAAGGGCTATAAGTATCATAGGAATTAGTCTTTCAAGGACTTTTCCGTCCATCATAGCCAGCATCTTTGTCCCTGCTATGGTTCCTATAGCACCAGGTATAATTGCATATTTCAAAAATGTTTTATTTACATTACCATTTTTATTGTAGTGATACGCACTGGTACCGTTATCCATCAGGGCACTTAGCCTGTTGGTCCCTATTATCATTTTTATAGGCATATCCACCATCATCAGAATAGCCATTATGAGCATTCCTCCGCCCCCTGCAATAGCAGTTATAACTCCTGCTATCAAGGCTCCCACTGCGAGAATTATATATATCATATTCCACTCCTCTTAGCATATTTTTATAAAAATTAAAACTCTTGTATACAGTATAATTCTATATTCTTTATATGTCTACAAAAAATAATTAATTCTCAATTTTTATAAGTTTATTTTTAAAGTTCTGTATTTCTTAACACTCAGATTCTATAGATTTTACCCTGAAACGACAAAACAGCTGTCGGGGAGATGACAGCTGTTTTTCTAAGGAGAGGTTTTTAAATTATGCTTAATTTTTTATGTTCTAATCTTTTGACTTAAGTTTTTTAAAAAAAGTTTAAAATAAAAAACTTTAAAATTAAAAAAGTTATATGCCATATTAAATTATAAAATAATACAAACACTTTTGTCTTTTTTATTGTTTTTCATTTCCACTTTATTTACTTTTATGATAAACAATCTTTTTTATCATATTTTTGGATTTTGATTTAAACAAAGAGTAATAAGCTCACTGCCATGACTGCCATACCGCTCACCAGTCCGTAGATCGAAAGATGATGCTCTCCGTATCTTTGTGCTGCTGGAAGTAATTCATCCAATGAGATAAATACCATTATACCTGCTACCCCTGCAAAAAGTATCCCAAATACAAAGTCATTGAAATATCTAAAAAGTAATACATACCCCACTAAGGCTCCTACTGGTTCTGAAAGTCCAGATAAAAACGAATAGAAAAATGCTTTCTTCTTATCTCCAGTAGCGTAATATATCGGTACAGACACAGCTATCCCCTCAGGTATGTTATGAATGGCTATAGCCACAGCTATGGAAACTCCTAGAGTTGGATCCTTAATTGCAGAAGCAAAGGTAGCCAGCCCCTCTGGGAAGTTATG
This window encodes:
- a CDS encoding type 1 glutamine amidotransferase domain-containing protein, translated to MKLKGINVLAVLSDDFEDLEFWVPVMRLREEGANVVIAGIEKNKKYIGKYGVPAESIHSFLDLSHDDFHGILIPGGWSPDKLRRYPELLKIIKDMNKEKKVIGQICHAAWVTISAKVVNGKNVTSTPGIRDDLENAGAIWHDDAVVVDENFVSSRRPPDIPDYNRELVKAFLKLK
- a CDS encoding GIY-YIG nuclease family protein yields the protein MKDKKRNIKKIEGYNFKFICKINLETEKGDLIEHSHQDEFSNLEKKKLNPYGKEKFCKFRIPKIKSSGVYCIMEDNKVVYIGECLNLGLRFNSGYGVISSRNCFEGFQTVNCKINSLILRSYKEKSKLELYFLKTSNRKKLKKELRRIIKPVWNEKKVVFSSDEILESPRIPKDSDIDMIKNKDSKYGKYWKIFNFLKNEKAESIEVSLSKLEDILGFKLPKSARAYKAWWSNGGHSHSKNWMDAGYKVKVVSLGKKICFYKN
- a CDS encoding sulfite exporter TauE/SafE family protein: MIYIILAVGALIAGVITAIAGGGGMLIMAILMMVDMPIKMIIGTNRLSALMDNGTSAYHYNKNGNVNKTFLKYAIIPGAIGTIAGTKMLAMMDGKVLERLIPMILIALVIHSLTSKKVGIESNFEGFTKKTIAMGIIVTFIIGVYMGFFGMAAGSFFALALVYIFKFDFLEAVATVKPLLFLMGVTSIFFYAAEGLIDYKYALFITVFRILGSRFGSGYASKKGSKLVKPVFLTLCMAIVLKDVFY